One Ricinus communis isolate WT05 ecotype wild-type chromosome 2, ASM1957865v1, whole genome shotgun sequence DNA segment encodes these proteins:
- the LOC8288560 gene encoding F-box protein At1g47056, with protein sequence MGQSSSSTAILTRRESIYRSKSKSTALISPMQTEEPNDKDDVVLIINESPDYISDLPDECLACIFQSLSPSDRQRCSLVCRRWLRIEGQSRHRLSLHAQSDLLPVISALFTRFDAVTKLALRCDRKSASIGDEALEAISLRCRNLTRLKLRSCRDVTDAGMAAFAKNCKGLKKLSCGSCTFGAKGMNAVLDNCASLEELSIKRLRGITDGAAAEPIGPGLAANSLKTICLKELYNGQCFGPLIIGSKNLRTLKLFRCSGDWDKLLQVISDRVTGMVEIHLERLQVSDVGLSAISNCLDLEILHLVKTPECTNLGLGSIAERCKLLRKLHIDGWKANRIGDDGLIAVAKNCPNLQELVLIGVNPTKSSLEMLASNCQNLERLALCGSDTVGDAEISCIAAKCISLKKLCIKSCPVSDHGMEALASGCPNLVKVKVKKCRGVTCEGADWLRASRGSLAVNLDSGEHEHHDASASDGGVQENAVEIPPGQIAAVVPSVASSSTAGRSTSFKSRLGLLSGRNLVACTLRRWSSGNTGSRS encoded by the coding sequence ATGGGCCAGTCATCTTCATCCACCGCAATTTTAACTCGTCGCGAATCTATCTACCggtcaaaatcaaaatcaacgGCTCTGATTTCTCCTATGCAAACTGAAGAACCAAATGACAAAGACGACGTCGTATTAATCATCAATGAATCACCAGATTACATCTCGGATCTACCAGATGAATGTTTAGCTTGCATTTTTCAATCCCTCAGCCCTAGCGATCGACAACGATGCTCGCTAGTCTGCCGTCGGTGGCTAAGAATCGAAGGACAAAGCCGTCACAGGCTTTCTCTTCACGCGCAATCAGATCTTCTTCCGGTGATATCTGCTCTGTTTACTCGATTTGACGCCGTTACGAAACTGGCTCTCAGATGTGACCGCAAATCCGCGAGTATCGGAGACGAGGCACTTGAAGCGATCTCACTACGTTGTCGGAACCTGACACGCTTGAAGCTCCGTTCGTGCCGTGATGTAACTGATGCAGGTATGGCGGCGTTTGCgaagaattgtaaaggattgAAAAAACTATCCTGTGGATCGTGTACGTTTGGTGCTAAAGGTATGAATGCTGTTCTTGATAACTGTGCGTCGCTTGAGGAGCTCTCAATTAAACGGCTTCGTGGAATAACTGATGGAGCCGCCGCTGAACCCATTGGACCGGGTTTAGCCGCCAATTCTCTTAAAACCATATGCTTAAAGGAGCTTTATAATGGACAGTGTTTTGGTCCGTTAATTATTGGATCTAAGAATCTTAGAACTTTGAAGCTTTTTAGATGTTCTGGTGATTGGGATAAGCTTCTTCAAGTGATATCGGATCGGGTCACGGGTATGGTCGAGATCCATCTTGAAAGGCTCCAGGTAAGTGATGTTGGACTTTCTGCTATATCCAATTGTTTGGATCTGGAGATTTTGCATCTTGTTAAAACCCCCGAGTGTACTAATTTAGGGTTAGGTTCCATCGCCGAGCGATGTAAGTTGTTAAGAAAGCTTCATATTGATGGATGGAAAGCCAATCGAATTGGTGATGATGGATTAATAGCTGTTGCCAAGAATTGCCCTAATTTGCAAGAATTGGTGCTCATTGGAGTTAATCCTACCAAGAGCAGTTTAGAAATGTTAGCTTCCAATTGTCAAAATCTTGAGCGATTAGCACTCTGTGGGAGTGATACTGTTGGTGATGCTGAGATTTCTTGTATTGCAGCTAAATGTATATCTCTGAAAAAGCTCTGTATTAAGAGTTGTCCTGTGTCGGATCATGGAATGGAAGCCCTTGCTAGTGGATGTCCAAATTTGGTTAAAGTGAAGGTGAAGAAATGCCGAGGTGTGACTTGTGAGGGTGCGGATTGGTTAAGAGCGAGTAGGGGATCTTTAGCTGTGAATTTAGATAGCGGTGAGCATGAACATCATGATGCAAGTGCTAGTGATGGTGGGGTGCAGGAAAATGCAGTTGAAATTCCTCCAGGACAAATAGCAGCGGTAGTACCATCTGTTGCTTCTTCAAGCACTGCTGGAAGATCAACTTCCTTCAAGTCCAGATTAGGGCTTTTGAGTGGGAGAAATTTAGTGGCTTGCACTTTGAGAAGGTGGTCTAGTGGTAATACCGGTTCTCGAAGTTAA
- the LOC8288561 gene encoding mannose-P-dolichol utilization defect 1 protein homolog 2 has protein sequence MEFLGIDFSCAIGALRDGKFPQKDCLLPLISKLLGYSIVAASTTVKVPQILKILKHRSVRGLSVLGFELEVVGYTIALAYCLHKGLPFSAYGELSFLLIQAIILVAIIYYFSQPVPTVTWIRPLLYCAVAPTVLGGQIDPVLFEALYASQHAIFLFARIPQIWTNFSNKSTGELSFLTCLMNFAGSMVRVFTSMQEKAPTSVILGSVIGVTAHGTILSQIILYQNQVAKKEKKEK, from the exons atggagTTTTTAGGGATTGATTTCAGCTGCGCAATTGGGGCTCTCAGAGACGGTAAATTCCCTCAGAAAGATTGCTTGCTTCCTCTCATCTCAAAGCTTCTTGGCTACTCCATCGTTGCTGCTTCCACCACCGTCAAAGTCCCTCAG ATATTGAAAATCTTGAAGCACAGGAGTGTCAGAGGGCTTAGTGTTTTGGGGTTTGAGCTTGAAGTTGTAGGCTATACTATAGCTCTTGCATATTGTCTTCACAAAGGACTTCCCTTTTCAGCATATGGGGAATTGTCCTTTCTTTTGATCCAAg CTATAATTTTAGTTGCTATCATCTACTACTTCTCCCAACCTGTCCCTACAGTGACATGGATCAGACCGTTACT ATATTGTGCAGTAGCACCTACTGTTTTAGGTGGTCAAATTGATCCTGTTCTGTTCGAAGCTCTCTAT GCATCCCAGCATGCAATCTTTCTCTTTGCCAGGATTCCACAAATATGGACAAATTTTTCT AATAAAAGCACTGGGGAGCTTAGCTTCTTAACATGTCTAATGAATTTCGCAGGTTCAATGG TGAGAGTTTTTACCAGCATGCAAGAAAAAGCACCAACAAGTG tgATTTTGGGTTCTGTTATCGGAGTCACCGCCCATGGTACCATTCTTAGTCAAATTATTTTGTACCAAAATCAAGTAgcgaagaaggagaagaaagaaaagtga
- the LOC8288562 gene encoding protein SRC2 homolog has protein sequence MSIFGVQGLPLEVTVVGCCNLDDKEWLSRQDPYVSLEYGGAKYRTKTCTDGGRNPTFQEKFIFTLIEGLRELNVTVWNNRTLSADEQIGSGRIQLQKVLSQGYDDASWPLQSKAGRHSGEVRLILHYSNANNHKAKLATSAPQYAAPPTAMTQVLPYNQFPSAPAASTAYSNPSPYMGYPPNPATYPLSPFVATPPAGYPPQACPPAGYPPQTYPPPTQAPAYYPTGPSGVYPPPPSSFGIYPPPPY, from the exons ATGTCGATCTTTGGAGTCCAAGGCTTGCCTCTTGAGGTCACTG TTGTTGGTTGCTGCAATCTGGATGACAAGGAATGGTTATCAAGACAAGACCCTTATGTCAGTCTTGAATATGGAGGCGCCAAGTATAGAACCAAAACTTGCACAG ATGGAGGCAGAAACCCCACTTTTCAAGAAAAGTTCATTTTCACACTCATTGAAGGCCTGCGCGAACTAAACGTTACCGTGTGGAACAACCGCACCCTCTCTGCTGATGAGCAAATTGGCAGTGGAAG GATTCAGCTCCAAAAAGTCCTGTCGCAAGGTTACGATGATGCCTCCTGGCCGCTACAGAGCAAAGCTGGCAG ACATTCAGGAGAAGTTCGACTTATATTGCACTATTCCAATGCCAATAAT CATAAAGCGAAATTGGCTACATCCGCGCCGCAATATGCAGCACCACCAACTGCTATGACCCAAGTCCTGCCATATAATCAGTTTCCATCAGCACCTGCTGCCTCAACAGCCTATTCTAACCCATCTCCTTACATGGGCTACCCTCCTAATCCTGCAACATATCCGCTATCTCCATTTGTTGCCACTCCACCAGCTGGCTATCCTCCACAGGCATGTCCTCCAGCAGGGTACCCTCCACAAACATATCCACCTCCTACTCAAGCCCCCGCATATTATCCTACAG GACCATCAGGAGTATACCCTCCACCGCCATCCTCATTCGGAATATACCCGCCACCTCCATACTGA
- the LOC8288557 gene encoding protein DCL homolog, chloroplastic, producing MDWAIELVKRFWVHIFQKLERPPRPLDLTQNRIGFNWTKMAAPLLLRSIPHLRLRLQNHRIPARIFSPLRRPWSSAADSTRLDEEGSSADKNTAVLSSLEPTKYPRWDDPDYCKWRNKEEEIMNDIQSITALAKEILHSDRYLDGERLTDEDEKAIVEKLLAHHPNSEDKIGCGLDSIMVDRHPQFRHSRCLFVVRIDGGWIDFSYQKCLRAYIRHKYPAHAERFIREHFKRGS from the exons atggACTGGGCCATTGAGCTTGTAAAGCGATTCTGGGTCCATATCTTCCAAAAACTCGAAAGACCTCCACGACCACTCGACTTGACCCAGAACCGCATTGGTTTCAATTGGACCAAAATGGCCGCACCTCTACTTCTGAGGAGCATCCCGCACCTCCGCCTCCGGCTTCAAAACCACCGCATACCCGCTAGAATATTCTCTCCGCTTCGGCGACCATGGAGCAGCGCAGCTGATTCAACGAGGCTGGACGAGGAAGGATCGAGTGCGGATAAGAATACAGCTGTACTCAGCTCGCTGGAGCCGACCAAGTATCCAAGATGGGATGATCCTGATTATTGTAAATGGagaaacaaagaagaagagattatGAATGATATTCAGTCTATCACTGCTCTCGCTAAAGAAATTCTCCACTCTGACAG GTATTTGGATGGGGAACGCCTAACAGATGAAGATGAGAAAGCTATAGTAGAGAAGCTTCTTGCTCATCATCCTAATTCTGAAGATAAAATTGGATGTGGTCTTGACTCCATAATG GTTGATCGCCACCCCCAATTTAGACACTCAAGATGCCTGTTTGTTGTAAGAATTGATGGTGGATGGATCGACTTTTCCTATCAGAAGTGCTTGCGAGCATATATTCGACATAAGTACCCAGCGCATGCAGAAAGATTTATTCGAGAACATTTTAAGCGTGGCAGTTGA